In the genome of Rhizobium etli 8C-3, one region contains:
- a CDS encoding DUF924 family protein, producing the protein MAKICTPEEVYSFWFEECSREQWFERTFSLDEEIRDRFADTHLALAGGVMGTWHASPQNRLAAIVVLDQFPRNIYRNTPLAFATDGLALREAKLALDAGADQLVEKKCRAFFYLPFEHAEDVAEQERSVMLFQALGDAEYLDYAIRHRDVIAKYGRFPHRNAIIGRVSTTAELDYLAGPGAGF; encoded by the coding sequence GTGGCGAAGATATGCACGCCGGAAGAGGTTTATTCCTTCTGGTTCGAGGAATGCAGCCGCGAGCAGTGGTTCGAAAGGACCTTTTCGCTCGATGAGGAAATTCGAGACCGTTTCGCGGATACGCATCTGGCACTGGCGGGCGGCGTGATGGGCACCTGGCATGCGAGCCCGCAGAACCGGCTCGCCGCGATCGTCGTGCTCGATCAGTTTCCGCGGAATATCTACCGGAACACGCCGCTTGCGTTTGCGACGGACGGATTGGCGCTTCGCGAGGCGAAGCTGGCGCTCGATGCCGGTGCCGACCAGCTCGTCGAAAAAAAATGCAGGGCATTCTTCTATCTGCCTTTCGAGCATGCCGAGGACGTTGCCGAGCAGGAGCGGTCGGTGATGCTGTTTCAGGCTCTTGGCGATGCGGAATATCTCGACTATGCCATTCGCCATCGCGACGTGATCGCTAAGTACGGCCGGTTTCCGCATCGCAACGCGATCATCGGACGAGTTTCGACGACAGCCGAACTGGATTATCTTGCCGGGCCCGGCGCCGGTTTCTAA
- a CDS encoding sensor histidine kinase, with product MRESADDADLEIRVLYIDDDETLALRLKENLARHGFAVEWAQDGAAGLKRIAKGGIDAVVIDHLLQNETGLDVLPQVMALPDHPPVIYATASEDTGIAVAALKAGADDYVLKGNSRDYFDLLAATLEQGLERARFRRETAEAQEVIRQQRDRAEMLLAEVNHRIANSLGLVGALIRMQSSLTTDQVAIDALHETQMRINAIASVHRRLYNSRQIGTVQLDEYVENLLRELETSIRDDKRPHRIVLTARQMDLPTDKVVTLGLIVSELVTNAFKYAYDEGVEGEIRVIVEQAGEQLRLVVEDDGAGFDHSSPAKGTGLGTKILTAMAASLKSELTYDPDHRGTRAILIFSTD from the coding sequence ATGCGTGAATCCGCTGATGATGCGGATCTCGAAATCCGCGTCCTTTATATCGATGACGACGAGACGCTCGCGCTGCGGCTGAAGGAGAACCTCGCCCGCCATGGTTTCGCGGTGGAATGGGCGCAAGACGGCGCGGCCGGATTGAAGCGGATTGCCAAAGGCGGCATCGATGCTGTTGTAATCGACCATCTCCTGCAAAATGAAACCGGACTCGATGTGCTGCCGCAAGTAATGGCACTCCCCGATCATCCGCCGGTGATCTATGCGACTGCTTCCGAAGATACTGGCATTGCCGTTGCTGCGTTGAAGGCGGGCGCCGACGACTATGTTCTCAAGGGCAATTCCCGCGATTATTTCGATCTGCTTGCAGCGACGCTGGAGCAGGGACTGGAACGTGCGCGCTTTCGGCGCGAGACGGCTGAAGCGCAAGAAGTGATCCGCCAGCAGAGGGACCGCGCCGAGATGCTGCTTGCCGAAGTCAATCATCGTATCGCAAATAGCCTCGGCCTTGTCGGTGCGCTGATCCGCATGCAGTCGTCATTGACGACGGACCAGGTGGCGATCGACGCACTGCACGAGACGCAAATGCGCATCAACGCGATCGCGAGTGTCCACCGGCGCCTCTACAACAGCCGCCAGATCGGAACGGTGCAGCTCGACGAATATGTCGAAAACCTATTGAGGGAACTCGAAACTTCCATTCGCGACGACAAGCGACCGCACCGGATCGTTCTGACGGCCCGGCAGATGGATCTGCCGACGGACAAGGTCGTCACGCTTGGCCTCATCGTCAGCGAGCTCGTCACCAACGCTTTCAAATATGCCTATGACGAAGGCGTCGAAGGCGAGATCAGGGTCATCGTCGAGCAGGCGGGCGAGCAGTTGCGTCTCGTCGTCGAGGACGATGGTGCCGGTTTCGACCATTCCAGCCCCGCGAAGGGTACCGGCCTCGGCACGAAGATACTGACCGCGATGGCGGCAAGCCTCAAATCGGAGCTGACCTATGACCCGGACCATCGGGGCACCCGGGCCATCCTGATCTTTTCCACAGACTGA
- a CDS encoding DHA2 family efflux MFS transporter permease subunit, with product MTTVQTSEKTDEAPSAGQAKIVALVVAVSFFMQILDGTIVATSLPQMAASFGVQPVSMSIGITVYMLTMSAFIPLSGWLGDRFGARRVFLASIGVFTGASLLCGLSGSLAEFIVARAVQGAGSALMTPVGRIIVLKSAPKSELVNAIALITWPALTAPVIGPVLGGFITTYASWHWNFLINIPIGLLGMALVLRFVPEQRKENPGRLDVVGVILSGAGMTFVLAALELSVKWEGSLLLVIAILATGIVLSVMATRHFLKVENPLLDLSAFKVQTFAISTLSAGTTCRVAINATPFLLPLLFQLGFGLNSIAAGTYLLVYFLGNLGMKAVTTPLLAQFGFRNVLTVNGLIAALCIIGCGFFTPDTPLAVIYAILLAAGLSRSMEFTALNTLAFADISPEQRSSASTLSSMLQQASMLLGVAVAAALLNISTTLRAAPEPALTDFRWAFLAVGLMGILSSLRFFSLRADAGAEVSKHKRFQKE from the coding sequence ATGACAACAGTACAGACGAGTGAAAAAACGGACGAAGCGCCAAGCGCAGGTCAGGCCAAGATCGTCGCGCTGGTCGTTGCCGTATCGTTCTTCATGCAAATCCTCGACGGCACGATCGTCGCGACCTCGCTACCGCAGATGGCGGCGAGCTTCGGCGTGCAGCCGGTCTCGATGAGCATCGGCATTACCGTCTACATGCTGACGATGTCGGCTTTCATCCCGCTTTCCGGCTGGCTTGGGGACCGTTTCGGTGCGCGGCGGGTATTCCTGGCGTCGATTGGAGTCTTCACCGGCGCTTCGCTCCTCTGCGGCCTTTCCGGCAGTCTTGCGGAATTTATCGTCGCGCGTGCCGTCCAGGGCGCCGGAAGTGCGCTGATGACGCCGGTCGGGCGCATCATCGTTCTGAAGAGTGCGCCGAAGTCTGAATTGGTGAATGCGATCGCGCTCATCACCTGGCCGGCGCTGACGGCACCGGTCATCGGCCCGGTGCTTGGCGGCTTTATCACAACCTATGCAAGCTGGCACTGGAACTTCCTGATCAATATTCCGATCGGCCTTCTCGGGATGGCGCTCGTGCTGCGCTTCGTGCCGGAGCAGCGCAAGGAGAACCCAGGCCGTCTCGATGTGGTGGGCGTCATTCTGAGCGGCGCCGGAATGACATTTGTGCTTGCCGCGCTCGAACTTTCCGTGAAGTGGGAAGGCAGCCTGCTTCTGGTCATTGCCATTCTCGCCACCGGAATCGTGCTTTCCGTGATGGCCACCCGACATTTCCTGAAGGTGGAAAATCCGCTGCTCGACCTATCGGCGTTCAAGGTCCAGACCTTTGCGATTTCGACGCTTTCTGCGGGCACGACCTGCCGAGTAGCGATCAACGCCACGCCTTTCTTGCTGCCGCTGTTGTTCCAGCTGGGTTTCGGTTTGAACTCGATTGCGGCGGGCACATACCTGCTGGTTTATTTTCTCGGCAATCTCGGCATGAAAGCAGTGACGACGCCGCTGCTTGCGCAGTTCGGATTCCGCAATGTTCTTACCGTGAATGGGCTGATTGCGGCTTTATGCATCATTGGGTGCGGCTTCTTCACGCCGGATACGCCGCTGGCGGTGATCTATGCAATCCTGCTTGCAGCCGGTCTTTCACGCTCGATGGAATTTACCGCGCTGAACACGCTTGCCTTCGCCGACATCAGCCCGGAGCAGCGAAGCTCCGCCTCGACATTATCCAGTATGCTTCAGCAGGCCTCCATGCTGCTCGGCGTCGCCGTTGCGGCGGCCCTGCTTAACATCTCAACCACGCTTCGCGCGGCGCCAGAGCCTGCACTCACCGATTTTCGCTGGGCGTTTTTGGCGGTTGGCCTCATGGGGATCCTGTCGTCCTTACGTTTTTTCAGTTTGCGTGCAGATGCCGGCGCGGAAGTCTCCAAGCACAAGCGCTTTCAAAAAGAGTGA
- a CDS encoding DMT family transporter produces the protein MFPTLSPLRGVLVAFAAYAVFAFSDASIKILDGAIPSYQVAFIGSIFGLVVLPMIKSRDDSWLDIVQTSNRMLWALRFVCGAIGAIASIITFTMLPMAEAFCLLFLLPSFVTILSVIFLKEDVRWQRWTAVVVGFIGVLIVLRPGFRELSAGHLAAAVGGLSAAISIVILRAMGPAEKRISLYGAGLLGTLIVSGLLMLSDIAVPTPREWLFMASYGILGAIGNVLLMTAARFAPANLVAPPQYSQMIWAIAFGYLIFDDTIDFPMTAGIVLIICSGLLTLARERKRGTPLPAAVVSVDNQASVSATAELAEPSFDGLEHPTAE, from the coding sequence ATGTTCCCTACCCTTTCGCCGCTCCGCGGTGTCCTCGTCGCATTCGCTGCCTATGCGGTCTTCGCTTTCAGCGATGCCTCGATCAAGATCCTTGACGGTGCCATCCCGTCTTACCAGGTGGCCTTCATCGGCTCGATCTTCGGGCTGGTCGTTTTGCCGATGATCAAATCGCGGGACGATTCCTGGCTCGATATCGTCCAGACATCAAACCGAATGCTGTGGGCACTTCGCTTCGTGTGCGGCGCAATCGGCGCGATCGCTTCGATCATCACCTTCACAATGCTGCCGATGGCGGAGGCCTTCTGTCTCCTCTTCCTGCTGCCCTCCTTCGTGACCATTCTCTCGGTCATCTTTCTTAAGGAGGACGTGCGCTGGCAGCGCTGGACGGCTGTCGTCGTCGGTTTCATCGGCGTGCTGATCGTTTTGCGGCCCGGCTTTCGCGAATTGTCGGCGGGCCATCTGGCGGCTGCAGTCGGCGGCTTGAGCGCAGCCATTTCGATCGTCATCCTGCGGGCAATGGGGCCCGCCGAAAAGCGCATTTCGCTCTATGGCGCAGGACTTCTCGGAACGCTGATCGTCAGCGGCCTTCTGATGCTCTCGGATATTGCCGTTCCGACGCCGCGCGAGTGGCTGTTCATGGCGAGCTACGGCATTCTTGGGGCGATCGGCAACGTGCTTCTCATGACAGCGGCCCGTTTCGCACCGGCAAACCTCGTCGCGCCGCCTCAATACAGCCAGATGATCTGGGCAATCGCCTTCGGCTATCTCATCTTTGATGATACCATCGATTTTCCGATGACCGCCGGCATCGTATTGATCATCTGCTCGGGCCTGCTCACACTCGCCCGCGAACGCAAGCGCGGCACGCCGCTTCCGGCAGCCGTCGTCTCGGTGGACAATCAGGCCTCCGTCTCTGCAACGGCAGAGCTTGCCGAACCCAGCTTCGACGGCTTGGAACATCCAACTGCCGAATAA
- a CDS encoding entericidin, whose amino-acid sequence MPKSVFAYACLAALLLSSCGNTAWGLKRDGQEASRAMDDASHRVLSAGSKKR is encoded by the coding sequence ATGCCGAAATCCGTGTTTGCCTACGCCTGCCTCGCCGCGCTGCTGCTTTCGTCTTGCGGAAACACGGCCTGGGGCCTGAAGCGTGACGGCCAGGAAGCGAGCCGCGCCATGGACGACGCGTCGCATCGCGTGCTGTCCGCTGGTTCGAAAAAGAGGTAG
- a CDS encoding SPW repeat protein yields the protein MPNTLMEGRKIQDWANLVLAVCLFISPWVIGFAAEAAPTWNAWIVGIILGALAITALSAFAEWEEWANLVVGLWLIASPWALGFTASAGAMWTAIIMGVLVAAISLWAVWDVHHPHAHA from the coding sequence ATGCCAAACACACTGATGGAAGGAAGAAAGATACAGGATTGGGCAAACCTGGTCCTGGCGGTATGCTTGTTCATCTCGCCATGGGTTATCGGCTTTGCGGCCGAAGCCGCGCCGACCTGGAACGCATGGATCGTCGGCATTATCCTCGGCGCCCTGGCGATTACGGCGCTTTCGGCTTTCGCCGAATGGGAGGAATGGGCAAACCTGGTCGTCGGCCTATGGTTGATTGCCTCGCCATGGGCGCTCGGTTTTACGGCAAGCGCAGGCGCGATGTGGACAGCCATCATCATGGGAGTGCTCGTCGCGGCGATCTCGCTATGGGCAGTCTGGGATGTTCATCATCCCCACGCTCACGCCTAG
- a CDS encoding DUF2950 family protein: protein MRLRLRLIPLLLGTALSLAFAGPSATQMQTNLSEFAAGTPPSFDDPSAALQRFKAVLSNDDLDGLANLLGLDAAKLRSSKEAMISYGLIREGAARQLRLQAVGDRQIVEVGEVLWPLPFPLSQDKDGKWAFDTEVGLQEIVNRRIGENELATIQTMQEYVTAQREYASEDRDGDGVYEYAEKLISSPGKVDGLYWDPSVHGEESPASALIETAAFDRAKRGEGYYGYRYRILTRQGDNVLGGKQSYIVNGNMTGGFALLAWPVKYRVTGVQTFIINSVSVIYQRDLGPQTEDRAAAIKDFNPDSDWTVVSD from the coding sequence ATGAGACTACGGTTGAGATTGATCCCGCTGCTGCTCGGAACCGCGCTCTCGCTGGCTTTCGCCGGCCCATCCGCCACCCAGATGCAGACGAACCTCTCGGAGTTCGCGGCCGGAACTCCGCCGTCGTTCGACGATCCATCGGCAGCTCTCCAGCGATTCAAGGCGGTGCTGAGCAATGATGATCTCGACGGCTTGGCAAATCTTCTTGGGCTGGATGCCGCCAAGCTGCGCTCCAGCAAGGAGGCCATGATAAGCTATGGTCTCATCCGCGAGGGCGCCGCGCGGCAATTGCGCCTTCAGGCCGTGGGAGACCGCCAGATCGTTGAAGTGGGAGAAGTCTTGTGGCCGCTGCCCTTCCCCTTGTCGCAGGACAAGGACGGCAAGTGGGCATTCGATACCGAGGTCGGGCTGCAGGAAATCGTCAACCGTCGCATCGGCGAGAATGAACTCGCAACGATTCAGACAATGCAGGAATATGTCACGGCCCAGCGCGAATATGCGTCCGAGGACCGGGATGGCGATGGCGTTTACGAGTATGCCGAGAAGCTGATCAGCAGTCCCGGCAAGGTGGACGGGCTTTACTGGGACCCGAGCGTGCATGGTGAGGAAAGCCCGGCAAGCGCTCTGATCGAGACCGCCGCCTTCGACAGAGCCAAGCGGGGCGAGGGTTACTACGGGTATCGCTATCGCATCCTGACGAGGCAGGGAGACAATGTTCTCGGCGGCAAGCAAAGCTATATCGTCAACGGCAACATGACTGGCGGCTTTGCGCTGCTCGCCTGGCCGGTCAAATATCGGGTAACCGGCGTGCAGACCTTTATCATCAACAGTGTGAGCGTCATCTACCAACGCGACCTGGGACCGCAGACGGAGGATCGGGCAGCGGCGATCAAGGACTTCAATCCCGACTCCGACTGGACTGTCGTCAGCGACTAG
- a CDS encoding DUF3300 domain-containing protein produces MKAISRRLLGGLSALAIMSLHPGPVAYSQTPTPTPKPAPAQTVNAEADLLSEDELEVLVARIALYPDELVAAISAASLFPLQVVEASRFLEAKKKETNLKPKDDWDGSVISLLNYPDVVKMMSDDLDWTQSLAEALTNQQKDVLIAIQQLRDEAVAKDIIETDDKLTVVTENENIVIRPTDPQKVYIPQYPPEMLYEPGYAVEPISYYPDSYDSYYYPGAAFFAAAITGIAWGAIVNWDDWGVWGGDWDGDIDVDCNNCFNDRNFNGKVKWNDIDWTNVDRSKLSIGKDQIANLDRSAIKSSLQSDNRNQLKNKVSNRQGNVRPGTRDISARADDIRKGTVQGLKANPGSAGNRAANRPSTTRPDARPGSSGNRQASAASRPSKPANVKKKSNAPKMAARSDNRSRQQSALGNVQSGRREAVASKRGGQSMGGGHRGAPRVASRPPPRMHGGGGRGGGRGGGGRGGGRR; encoded by the coding sequence ATGAAAGCAATTTCCCGCAGGCTGCTCGGCGGACTGTCAGCCCTCGCAATCATGTCGTTGCATCCAGGACCGGTGGCGTACTCCCAGACACCGACGCCCACGCCGAAGCCCGCGCCTGCGCAGACCGTCAACGCCGAAGCCGACCTTCTTTCAGAGGACGAGCTCGAGGTTCTTGTGGCGCGTATAGCGCTTTATCCGGATGAACTTGTCGCCGCGATCTCGGCGGCTTCACTGTTTCCGCTACAGGTCGTGGAGGCATCCCGCTTCCTTGAGGCCAAAAAGAAGGAGACCAATCTCAAGCCAAAGGACGATTGGGACGGCAGCGTGATCTCGCTTCTGAATTATCCCGATGTCGTCAAGATGATGAGCGACGACCTCGACTGGACCCAGTCGCTGGCCGAAGCCCTCACCAATCAGCAGAAGGACGTCCTGATCGCAATCCAGCAGCTTCGCGACGAAGCAGTGGCGAAGGACATCATCGAGACGGACGATAAGCTCACTGTCGTCACGGAAAACGAAAACATCGTCATCCGACCGACTGATCCGCAGAAGGTCTACATCCCGCAATATCCACCCGAAATGCTGTATGAACCCGGCTACGCAGTCGAGCCGATCTCCTATTATCCCGACTCCTACGACAGCTACTACTATCCGGGCGCGGCATTCTTCGCCGCTGCGATCACCGGGATTGCCTGGGGAGCGATCGTCAACTGGGACGACTGGGGCGTATGGGGTGGCGATTGGGACGGCGATATCGACGTCGACTGCAACAACTGCTTCAACGACCGGAACTTCAACGGCAAGGTCAAGTGGAATGACATCGACTGGACGAACGTAGACCGGAGCAAGCTGAGCATCGGAAAGGATCAGATTGCCAATCTCGATCGTTCGGCAATCAAATCCAGTCTCCAGTCCGACAACCGCAACCAGCTCAAGAACAAGGTCAGCAATCGCCAAGGCAATGTCAGGCCTGGCACCAGGGACATCAGCGCCCGGGCCGATGATATCCGCAAGGGCACGGTCCAGGGCTTGAAGGCAAATCCGGGATCGGCGGGAAATCGCGCCGCCAATAGACCGAGCACGACGCGTCCCGATGCTCGTCCAGGCAGTTCCGGCAATCGCCAGGCGAGCGCGGCCAGCCGTCCGTCAAAACCGGCTAACGTAAAAAAGAAGTCAAACGCACCAAAGATGGCAGCGCGATCCGACAACAGATCACGCCAGCAAAGTGCCCTCGGCAACGTGCAGTCGGGCCGCCGCGAAGCGGTTGCTTCCAAGCGAGGAGGGCAGAGCATGGGAGGAGGGCATCGCGGTGCGCCTCGCGTCGCCAGTCGTCCGCCCCCGAGAATGCACGGTGGTGGTGGCCGCGGCGGCGGCCGTGGTGGCGGTGGCCGCGGCGGCGGCCGGCGGTAA
- a CDS encoding DUF3302 domain-containing protein, with product MFLDYFALGVLIFVVITLFYAVIAIHDIPHLIAKGRNHPHQDAIHVAGWVSLFTLHAIWPFLFIWATLYREDRGWGIRQDGKLSEKVEANEEIARLHMRIAELEGQALEQAPEKENA from the coding sequence GTGTTTCTCGACTACTTTGCTTTGGGCGTGCTTATCTTCGTCGTCATCACCTTGTTTTACGCGGTGATCGCGATCCACGACATTCCGCATCTGATAGCCAAGGGGCGAAATCATCCTCATCAGGACGCGATACACGTCGCGGGATGGGTCAGTCTTTTCACGCTTCATGCCATTTGGCCGTTTCTTTTCATCTGGGCAACGCTCTACCGCGAAGACCGCGGCTGGGGCATTCGCCAGGATGGAAAGCTGTCTGAAAAGGTCGAGGCGAATGAGGAGATTGCCCGTCTGCACATGCGGATAGCAGAACTTGAGGGGCAAGCGCTGGAGCAAGCACCGGAGAAGGAGAACGCCTGA
- a CDS encoding HlyD family secretion protein — MDLLLILTYAAICWTIFKIFKIPVNQWTLATAVLGGIFLISSLLLLMSYNHPYTSDGRIYFTSAPVIPVVGGQVVEVPVTPNRPLKKGDVLFRIDPRPYQYTVDQKQAALAEAEQTVRQLKAALDAANSSVTGAEASRDRSLQAFEKFQQSNENSKSSGRGAVYSELEVENRRGIYLTAEAAVDTARAQAVQARLAYESKINGTNPTVARLQAELKNAEYELDQTTVRAPSDGHVTQVFLRPGMMANPLPLRPVMVFINSEDRMLGAAFIQNSLQRVRVGDEAEVAFKAVPGKIFKAKVEEVIDVMAQGQLQPSGALIDPQSPERIAPGQTLARIALLESTDGYQLPGGVVAEVAVYTHHWHHVAILRKVLLRMSSWMNFVFLEH, encoded by the coding sequence ATGGACCTTCTGCTCATACTTACCTACGCGGCGATCTGCTGGACAATATTCAAGATATTCAAAATTCCCGTCAACCAATGGACGCTTGCGACTGCCGTCCTCGGCGGAATCTTCCTCATTTCCTCCCTTCTTCTGCTGATGAGCTACAATCATCCATACACGAGCGATGGACGCATCTATTTCACGTCCGCTCCTGTCATCCCGGTGGTCGGTGGTCAGGTTGTTGAGGTCCCGGTCACGCCGAATAGACCCTTGAAGAAGGGGGATGTTCTTTTTCGCATCGATCCCCGCCCCTATCAGTACACCGTCGATCAGAAGCAAGCCGCGCTCGCGGAAGCCGAGCAAACAGTCCGCCAGTTGAAAGCCGCGCTCGACGCCGCCAACTCGAGCGTAACCGGTGCGGAAGCCTCGCGGGATCGGTCGCTGCAGGCCTTCGAGAAGTTCCAGCAATCGAACGAGAACTCAAAATCGAGCGGCAGGGGAGCTGTGTATTCCGAGCTCGAGGTCGAGAACCGGCGCGGCATCTATCTCACCGCGGAGGCTGCGGTCGATACTGCACGCGCACAGGCGGTGCAGGCAAGGCTCGCCTATGAGTCCAAGATCAACGGAACGAACCCGACTGTTGCAAGGCTGCAGGCCGAATTGAAGAACGCCGAGTATGAGCTCGACCAGACGACCGTTCGCGCGCCAAGCGATGGCCATGTAACTCAAGTTTTTCTCCGCCCCGGCATGATGGCGAACCCACTCCCGCTGCGGCCGGTGATGGTCTTCATCAACAGCGAGGATCGGATGCTCGGTGCGGCCTTCATCCAGAACTCCCTGCAGCGTGTCCGCGTCGGTGACGAGGCCGAGGTGGCCTTCAAGGCGGTACCTGGCAAGATTTTCAAGGCAAAGGTCGAGGAAGTCATCGACGTCATGGCCCAGGGCCAGCTACAGCCGAGCGGCGCGTTGATCGATCCGCAATCACCCGAGCGCATAGCGCCCGGCCAGACGCTGGCGCGTATCGCATTGCTTGAAAGCACGGACGGTTACCAACTGCCAGGCGGCGTGGTCGCGGAGGTCGCGGTCTACACCCACCACTGGCACCACGTTGCAATTCTCCGCAAGGTGCTTCTGCGCATGAGCAGTTGGATGAACTTCGTGTTCCTGGAGCACTGA
- a CDS encoding SulP family inorganic anion transporter: protein MLRGLAGFERSWLRRDIPAGLSIAAVGLPSAIAYPAIAGLPPETGIYASIVAPIAYAIFGPSRLLIVGPDAATMTVLAAAMGVIIAAEPASSNLEPVAIASALALGVGVFCIAAKLLRVGVMASFLSRPILVGFFAGVSLSILVGQIGRFTGVKIESDGLIPPLVEILGKSASIHWPSLLFGLLMFALLWFVRAFQFRIPGPVLVVVVSVVFSAIFDFSGHGIAVVGDIPSGLPSLSLPAILAMPLDKIVLGSTAIFVVSFGAGIVTARSFGSRSGEEVDANQELIGLGAANIAPGLFGSFPVSMSDSRTAINLATGGVSQVAGLVSAATLVAALVFLQSALRILPIPALAAILASAAISLIDVHELRKIWRISRMEFVFSLIAMWGAISFGVLNGVIVAVAATLVYLLRKTMFPRDGLLGRIDGRHGFFDLARFPEARPVEEAAVFAIQGSVLFYNADYVRLRLSAVAKELVAGTKCFVLDASAITHIDSTGAAALDAVAKILEARNIIFAVADLSEEGRDILERAGVIKAIGPDNLFNGREEALRALTGRFGQAGNASASNER, encoded by the coding sequence ATGTTGCGCGGCTTGGCCGGTTTTGAACGCAGCTGGCTCCGCCGCGATATTCCGGCGGGACTGTCGATTGCTGCGGTCGGCCTGCCGAGCGCCATCGCCTATCCGGCGATCGCCGGTCTACCGCCCGAAACCGGCATTTACGCGAGCATCGTTGCTCCGATCGCCTATGCGATCTTCGGTCCTTCCCGGCTCCTGATCGTCGGACCTGATGCAGCAACCATGACCGTGCTTGCGGCTGCGATGGGTGTCATCATCGCCGCCGAGCCTGCTTCCTCCAACCTCGAGCCGGTTGCCATCGCATCGGCACTTGCCCTTGGCGTAGGTGTGTTCTGCATTGCAGCGAAACTGCTGAGGGTCGGCGTCATGGCAAGCTTTTTGTCCCGTCCCATCCTAGTTGGGTTCTTCGCGGGTGTATCGCTTTCCATCCTTGTCGGGCAGATCGGCCGCTTCACCGGGGTGAAGATCGAGTCGGACGGATTGATCCCGCCGCTCGTCGAGATCCTCGGAAAGAGCGCTTCGATCCACTGGCCGTCGTTACTCTTCGGCCTGCTCATGTTCGCATTGTTGTGGTTCGTGCGCGCCTTCCAATTCAGGATTCCCGGTCCCGTTCTGGTTGTCGTCGTGTCGGTCGTTTTTTCCGCGATCTTCGATTTTAGTGGGCATGGCATCGCTGTCGTAGGCGACATCCCGAGCGGGCTGCCGTCGCTTTCCCTGCCGGCGATTTTAGCGATGCCTCTCGACAAGATCGTGCTTGGGTCGACTGCGATCTTTGTGGTGAGCTTCGGCGCCGGCATCGTGACCGCAAGAAGCTTTGGGTCGCGCAGCGGCGAAGAGGTCGATGCAAATCAGGAGCTGATCGGCCTTGGCGCCGCCAATATCGCACCGGGCCTGTTCGGCTCCTTTCCCGTCAGCATGTCGGATTCGAGAACCGCCATAAACCTAGCTACCGGCGGCGTATCGCAAGTTGCAGGGCTGGTTTCGGCCGCTACGCTGGTTGCAGCACTTGTTTTCCTCCAGAGCGCCCTGCGCATACTTCCGATTCCCGCGCTCGCCGCCATCCTGGCATCGGCGGCCATCAGCCTCATCGATGTTCACGAACTCAGGAAGATCTGGCGGATCAGCCGCATGGAATTCGTCTTTTCACTGATCGCCATGTGGGGTGCAATCAGCTTCGGCGTTCTCAACGGCGTGATCGTCGCCGTTGCCGCAACCCTCGTCTATCTTTTGCGCAAGACGATGTTTCCGCGCGATGGACTTCTTGGTCGCATCGACGGCCGGCACGGTTTCTTCGACCTCGCCCGCTTTCCGGAAGCTCGTCCCGTCGAGGAAGCAGCGGTCTTCGCGATTCAGGGAAGCGTCCTGTTCTACAACGCCGATTATGTGCGCCTGCGGCTGTCTGCAGTTGCCAAGGAGCTCGTCGCCGGGACCAAATGCTTCGTGCTGGATGCCAGCGCCATCACGCATATCGATAGCACCGGGGCGGCCGCGTTGGACGCCGTGGCCAAGATCCTCGAAGCGCGGAATATCATCTTCGCGGTCGCCGACCTTAGCGAGGAAGGCCGCGACATTCTCGAACGCGCGGGAGTCATCAAGGCGATCGGCCCTGACAACCTTTTCAATGGCAGAGAAGAAGCCCTGAGGGCGCTGACTGGCAGGTTCGGTCAGGCAGGCAATGCATCAGCAAGCAACGAACGTTAG